The Paenibacillus wynnii DNA window AGTTTGGACCATCCTTTCTTGCAGGCGATAGACCGCTGCTTGAAGGGATGTTTTTGTTTTATAAAATATGAAAGTATAAGTTTCCAGTATGTTAATATTTCTACGAGAAACGGGTGCCATCCCTTAAAGGATGGCGTAGCCGGTTCTTCTTGCTTGAAAATAATGCTTGACGGTTTTCAAAGAACTTGTATCCTTTGAATAGGAAACATTGCATATAGCATTACTGCATAATGTACGGAATGGTCAGGATAATAACGGCAGGAGGTTTTTATACAAGCATGAAGTTAATTACAGAGGTAGCATCGGAAGCGGGTATTGACGAGAGACATCTAGAGCTTTACGGCAAGTATAAAAGTAAGCTCTCACCATCCCTTTGGGAGGATATTAAGGCTAAGCCGGATGGCAAGTTAGTACTGGTTACCGCTATTAACCCTACCCCGGCAGGTGAAGGGAAAACCTTAACGACAATCGGCCTGGCGCAGGCGCTGAATGCTGCCGGAGTTCGAACGGTAGCCGCTTTGCGGGAGCCCTCATTAGGTCCCTGTCTGGGGATGAAGGGCGGAGCTACGGGCGGAGGAAAGTCTCAGATCGTTCCGGCAGATGATATTAATCTGCACTTTACAGGCGATATTCATGCGGTTACGTCCGCACATAATTTATTGTCCGCGATGATCGACAATCATATATTTCAAGGGAATGAATTAGATCTGAATCCGCAGCGAATCGTCTGGAAACGGGTTATGGATATGAATGACCGCAGCCTGCGCAGCATTGTGACAGGACTGGGTGACGGGAACGGCCCCGTCCGCGAGAGCGGCTTCCAGATTACAACGGCTTCCGAGATTATGGCTGTACTGTGTTTATGCAGTGATTTATCCGACTTGAAGAAACGCCTCGGTCGTATGCTTATAGGCTATGACCAACAAGGTCAGCCTGTAACTGCAAAAGCACTGGGAGCGGTAGAAGCGATGACAGCGCTCCTTAAGGAAGCGGTCAAACCCAACCTTGTTCAGACTCTGGAAGGAACACCGGTTATTGTCCACGGTGGGCCATTTGCTAATATTGCTCACGGCTGCAGCAGTATCATCGGTACCCGTTATGCCCTGAAGCTGGGTGAAGTTGTAGTCACTGAGGCTGGATTTGGAGCTGATCTCGGTGCTGAGAAATTCATGGATATCAAATGCCGTCAGGCGGGACTTGCACCTTCAGCAGCGGTGCTTGTCGTCACGGTGAAGTCATTGAAATATAATGGCGGAGTCCCTAAGGAAGAGCTCTATAACGGAAACAGGGTAGCACTTCTCTCGGGATTGTCGAACATGGAGCGGCATATTGAGAACCTCGGTAAATTTGGCGTACCTGTGCTTGTAGCCATTAATCACTTTGAAGGTGACAGTTCTTCGGAAATTAATGAAGTGGTGGTAGCTTGCCGCCGCTTGAATGTGCCTACTGCAGTTTCCAAGGTGTGGGCCGAGGGCGGAGCCGGAGGTCTTGAATTGGCTGAGGAGCTGATAAAACTGCTGAACCGCGAAGATCAACCGAAATTTGCGCCTTTATATGAGGCAAGCTTGGATATTCCAGCCAAAATCAGTAAAATTGTACGCGAAATTTATCATGGAGCGGATGTAGCCTTTTCTCCTGCCGCCAAACGGAGCTTAGCGGTTATCGATCGTCTGGGTCTGCATCATCTTCAGGTATGCATGGCCAAAACACCGTATTCCTTCTCCGACCAACCACGTTTACTTGGGGCGCCGGAGGGCTTTACGATGGGAGTTCGTGACATTACCTTATCGTTGGGTGCCGGATTTGCTGTGGTGATTACCGGTAATATTGTGACCATGCCCGGACTTCCTGCAAGACCGGCCGCAGAGCAGCTTCGGATTGACGATGAGGGCCAGCTTCAGGGACTCGTGTAATTATAATTTCGGTTTAGGGCTTTGCCGTGTTGTATGACGGTAAAGCCCTTTTTGCTATGGATGGATTCTCCAAATGCCTGCTGCTGTATTCAGACATAATGTGCTAACCGCATGGAAAAGATAATAGAGGACTCTTTTAGGGATACTTAAAATTGTGAACAATTTGGGAATATCGAGAAAAAGGCTTGCAATGTGATAAATATCACAATGTAATTTAGTTACAAAGTGAAATTAATCACATACAAATCGAAAAACGTAAATAAAGAGCTTTTCAACTTGGAGGAGGAAGAAATCATGAAAGTAGCAGTCATTGGATGTACCCATGCCGGAACCGCCGCAATTGTTAACACCGCCCAGCTTTACCCAGATGCAGAAATAACCGTATATGAGCGGAACGATAATATATCCTTTCTGTCGTGTGGTATTGCCTTGTACGTAGGCGGAGTTATCAAAGATCCCCAAGGCCTCTTTTATTCTTCACCCGATAAGCTTAGAGAACTTGGTGCAAATGTGAAAATGCGCCATGAGGTCACTGCAGTGGATACGAATCGCAAAACCTTGCGGGCCCGTAATCTAGACAATGGTCAGGAATTTGACGAATCGTATGACAAGCTAATCATGACCACCGGTTCTTGGCCGATTATACCAAAGCTCGAGGGAATGGATTTAGAAGGTATCTTGCTCTCCAAGAACTATTCTCACTCCAACACCATTATTGAAAAAGCTCAGCAGGTGGACAGAATTACCGTTGTAGGTGCCGGATATATCGGTGTCGAGCTGGTAGAAGCTTTTCAAATGAACGGGAAACAGGTAACTTTGATTGATGGAGAAGATCGCATCCTCAGCAAATATCTGGACGAGGAATTTACCGATCCTATTCAAAAGTCACTGGAGAATCACGGAATCAAACTGGCATTAGGTGAAAAGGTTAGCTCTTTTGTGGGGGAAGGCGGAAAGGTAACCAAGGTTGTAACCAGTAAAGGAGAGCATGAGACCGATCTCGTCATTCTCTGCATCGGCTTCCGTCCTAACACAGAGCTCCTAAAGGGTCAGGTGGATATGCTTCCTAATGGTGCAATTATAGTAAATGACTATATGCAGACAAGTATTTCGGATGTTTTTGCGGCCGGTGACAGCTGTGCGATCCACTATAATCCAACAGGCAAGAACGCATATATCCCATTAGCTACGAACGCTGTAAGGATGGGAACATTAGTAGCCCGTAACCTCGTATCCAATCTGATTCCATATATGGGCACGCAGGGAACATCAGGTATCAAAATATACGAGGACAACATTGCAGGCACCGGACTTACCGAAGATGCTGCCAAGGCCGAAGGAATGGATATCGAGAGCGTGATTATTACAGATAACTACCGCCCAGAGTTCATGCCTACTTTCGAGCAGGTTCAGGTAAAAGTGGTATTTGACCGTGAAACCCGCCGGATTCTAGGGGCTCAGATCATGTCGAAAATGGATCTTACCCAATCGATCAACACGGTGTCGGTATGCATTCAGAATAAAATGACCATTGATCAGCTTGCCTTTATCGACTTCTTCTTCCAGCCTCACTATAATAAGCCTTGGAATTTCCTGAATACCGCAGGACTTCAAGCGCTTCCCAAAACAATCGAACGTAAAGAGCCAGTGACTGTTTAATAAAAAAAGGGCTGGTGAACTAACAAACGGCAAACGGCAAGTCTCCTAAGGATTGGGGGCTTGCCGTTTGGCGTTTACACGGATTGAATCAGTAGCGAAGAACCCGCTGTTCTCTAGGATAGCT harbors:
- a CDS encoding FAD-dependent oxidoreductase, with product MKVAVIGCTHAGTAAIVNTAQLYPDAEITVYERNDNISFLSCGIALYVGGVIKDPQGLFYSSPDKLRELGANVKMRHEVTAVDTNRKTLRARNLDNGQEFDESYDKLIMTTGSWPIIPKLEGMDLEGILLSKNYSHSNTIIEKAQQVDRITVVGAGYIGVELVEAFQMNGKQVTLIDGEDRILSKYLDEEFTDPIQKSLENHGIKLALGEKVSSFVGEGGKVTKVVTSKGEHETDLVILCIGFRPNTELLKGQVDMLPNGAIIVNDYMQTSISDVFAAGDSCAIHYNPTGKNAYIPLATNAVRMGTLVARNLVSNLIPYMGTQGTSGIKIYEDNIAGTGLTEDAAKAEGMDIESVIITDNYRPEFMPTFEQVQVKVVFDRETRRILGAQIMSKMDLTQSINTVSVCIQNKMTIDQLAFIDFFFQPHYNKPWNFLNTAGLQALPKTIERKEPVTV
- a CDS encoding formate--tetrahydrofolate ligase, with product MKLITEVASEAGIDERHLELYGKYKSKLSPSLWEDIKAKPDGKLVLVTAINPTPAGEGKTLTTIGLAQALNAAGVRTVAALREPSLGPCLGMKGGATGGGKSQIVPADDINLHFTGDIHAVTSAHNLLSAMIDNHIFQGNELDLNPQRIVWKRVMDMNDRSLRSIVTGLGDGNGPVRESGFQITTASEIMAVLCLCSDLSDLKKRLGRMLIGYDQQGQPVTAKALGAVEAMTALLKEAVKPNLVQTLEGTPVIVHGGPFANIAHGCSSIIGTRYALKLGEVVVTEAGFGADLGAEKFMDIKCRQAGLAPSAAVLVVTVKSLKYNGGVPKEELYNGNRVALLSGLSNMERHIENLGKFGVPVLVAINHFEGDSSSEINEVVVACRRLNVPTAVSKVWAEGGAGGLELAEELIKLLNREDQPKFAPLYEASLDIPAKISKIVREIYHGADVAFSPAAKRSLAVIDRLGLHHLQVCMAKTPYSFSDQPRLLGAPEGFTMGVRDITLSLGAGFAVVITGNIVTMPGLPARPAAEQLRIDDEGQLQGLV